The Ictalurus furcatus strain D&B chromosome 23, Billie_1.0, whole genome shotgun sequence genome includes the window atatacttataataatataataatacttatatatatatatatacatatgtgtgtgtgtgtgtgtgtgtctgttactctggaaaacatttattcattattactcTGGAAAACTTTAAAAGTGTGGCACCTTTACCGCAAACAAGCCTCTTTTTTCAGAAACCTATTTTATGATTCTTTTTCAACTTGACTGCCTTTGTTAGTCGGCTTTTATTCTTTAATCTCAGTCTTATTTGTTACAGTGTTGGCTGGCAATAACGGCTGTTGAATTACAAAATTTCTCATCGGTTGTGCATCTTTTGTCTCAGTACTCAATAACAGTATACATGGTGTAGACTGAAAAGAATTCAGTTTTCCTattatgattttgtttttcttctacaGATTATCTAAAATAGTCACCATGTTGTGGACAAGAGAGCTTAGCTATTCTGTCCTGGTTGTCGACAGCATCACCCTGATCACTGGTCTTCCTGCCAACCTGCTGGCTCTCTACACGTTTATCCGAAAGGTGAAACAGCGTGCTACGCCTCTAGACGTGCTCTTGCTCAGCCTTACCACATCTGACCTTCTCTTCCTCTTGTTCCTCCCGTTGCGTATAAAAGAGGCGGCCAACATGAAATGGACTCTGAGCCCCTTCCTTTGTCCACTCTCGGGATTCATCTACTTCAGCACCATCCACAACAGCACCTTGCTTTTAACGGCTATCAGTGTGGAGCGCTATCTAGGAGTAGCCTTCCCCATCAAATACAAACTGAAGCGAAATCCTCGATATGCCGTGATCGCCAGTGTCATGTTCTGGGTGCTTTCCATGGGCCATTGCAGTATAGTATACATTGTGGAGtaccataaacacagcaataacaCCCTCAAAGATCTGTCCAACAGGTCCTCCTGCTACAAAGAGTTTACCAAGGAACAGCTGGATCTGCTCTTACCTGTCCGTTTTGAGCTGTTCATTGTCCTGTTctgcattccttttctaatcTGTTGCTTCTGCTACATCAACTTCATCATTATCCTCTCTCGCTTACCTAACTTCAACCCTCAGAAACGCTCCAGGGCCATTGGGCTTGCTCTAGTCACCCTCCTGGTTTTCATCATCTGCTTTATACCGTTCAATGTGTCCCATGTGGTGGGTTTTGTTGGATGGTACAGTCCACCCTGGAGAGTCTACACAGTATTACCCAGCACCTTCAATGCCTGCTTGGATCCCtttatcttttatttctcttcatcagcAGTTCGGGAGACCTTCCACGACATAATTCAACGGTTCCTCAATTGGCTAAACCGTTCCTTTGGTCAGAAATGCAACTGTCTGCAATTAGGCCGCTCTACTGCTTATGAGGAGAGAACACAGAGTTCCAATGATACGATATAGAGTCGTACAATTGTTGATGAGCAGTATAATTTAACCCCGATTACACAGTCAGATGTGTGTCTAGGGGCGGTTTCACATTTTAAACCCCCAGAAAGATTTCCAATAGCTATTGGTGGATGGTTCAAACGACACACGTGAATGATATACCATTGTTTTTCAAAGTAATTGCACACGATAATGACGTTCATAACAGGTAATCATTACATTCCTATATACGGTGTATAACCACCCAAAATGTCAAACGAATCAGACCTTTCGTTTGTTAATCACATGTTTCCTACCAGCTGAGGAACTGGATTAACCAATCAGGATCATGCCTTTTCTGTTTAAGAGAAAGCCAGTTAGTAGGTTGCAtggcggcttagtggttagcacgtttgtctcgcACACCTAGAGTTAGGGgtttggagtttgcatgttcagaATTTGTGGTagtgtgcttcaggggttttctcctggtactccagtttcctcccccattccaaagacatgcactgtaggctgaatggcatttccaaattgtccatggtgtgtgagtgtgttagcaCCCCATCCAAAGTTAcccacgccttgtgccccgagttccctaagatagtcttcatgttggttggatggatgaatggatagtcAGTTTATTACCCTAGCTAAGCTGAGAGCCAATCAAATGCTGGAGGTGCAatgcaggaggaaaaaaaagaaggtttgattttttttaggtAAATTACAAATTTCCCCTTATTACTAGCATGTTATTTTGATCATTTCCTGTGGAACTGTCATAAAGGTAATTTAATTCCTATCCATACTGATATTATTAGTATGAAATGATTGATTGACTGTACATTCTGGCTTAAATAATTACACGACAATTAAGAACACCACCACTGCTTCTACTATTATCTGGCATCCACCCAAATGCATAGCATATTTCTTCACCCCACCTTGAAATGAATTCCTGGCTACACCACTGAGACAGTTTGCCCTCTATGGTACCCTCTACTCACCTGCTCAGAACTGTGTTCTCCTTTACAATCAGTATTAGTTGAGCAGTAATGCAGAACTTTTTAGCTTTTTGATGTTTTGCTTCTACAAAAACTGTTATTTTGAATTACTTGCTATAGTTTATATTGTTAGTATGCTTGTTTTTGCtaacttttgaaaaaaaagtgcttcaatgtttttgcatttctaaagacttttctgaatgttttatttttttttaatgatttatgtGTCTAATTGagtatatgattattattccTGAGGGATCAGTGTCCATGATGAGTTTAGAATTACCATCTGTCATTAATCTTGCAATGTGACTCAACTGTCTAGACACTTTCACTGTGTATAAAATTGAGCATGTTCTTGAAAAAGTTATCAGGACCTACTTTTCAAAGGTTAATCCTGACAGCTGTGTCAAGGAGAGAATATTGTCAAACCATGAGATAGTCttatctttaaaaacaaataaaggatAAAATGATCtacttttatagttacatgtgaCACACAGAGAAAGGCACTCAAAGTGTGAGAAAGTACAGTGTCAGAGGTAATGGCTTAACATTTTGGAACCACAGGACGGTGAGGAGAAAGAAATACACACATGGCCCATTACCACAGTGTGAACTAAAATGGCAGCTCTATTTTTTGTGCTATTTCCACTTACCATTCGAAGGCGCTTTTTTCTAGCCACTTCCAATTTGCATCATAGTTCTTTGAGatgttatttgaataaatacGTCAAGCCATTTTctgactgatttatttttaattgaagaatccttttatatcatttaaaaaatctgtataTAATTGGCAAGTATGAATAAAACGGTTACCTGGTTTGAAAGCAGGACCAGACAGGGCACCATCCAAAGTCTGTATTATTTCCATAATCATGATATTAGCATACAGGCTGTACTCCAAGAATCCTTATGTAGTCTGggtgagccagccaggagtGGCCAGTTAAATCAACCTGCAGTAAAAGACAGCACAACAAGACAAAAGTCTCACTCTGGGTCAGCAGACTCAGACAGTGCAATGTGCATAACCTGGATTATTGCCATAATCATGATGTTAGCATACGGTTTATACACAAAGAATACTCATATTTTGTGAGCCAGCCCTGACAGGgcagcatgtacagtataatcaGGATTACTTCCGTAATCACAGAATCATTGTATTGGTGGTGAGCCCACCAAGAGTGGACATCTAAATCAAATCACAGTATCTGCATTATTAAACTGATATATGGTTTTTAATATAACACATACTTTATTTTTGAATGGTTCTGTAATAAATGATGTTCCCTGctctttttaaaatacattttttttaacatagaaATTCAAAGAAAGAATATAATTCTTCTCTcataaaaaaggtttattatttGGAAATTTGTCAAATTTCATACTACTCAGTAGTTGGTATCATGTTTATGAGACAGCCTAGAGAGTAATCACTACAACACTACCACTTAACTGAGAGAATGTgccagaaattttttttccatttagcaGTCATTTAAAATGGCGGATGTTTTTTATTGTAAAATCATCTCGGTTACGAAATTACATCTGCTGTAAGGAGAAATTGGTTTAAAGTAAATTACTCCCTTGATGCCTGGAATTCAATGCTGCTATTGTGTCTGTGAAAGTAAAACCAGATGAAGAAGCTTGGAAGATGTCCAGCAGAGGGAGCCAATAAAGTGTAGAATAGTATCAGAGCCTCGTTGTACAGTGTTATCATCATGAACATAACCAGGTCTGTTTCTGAAATTTTGGGTGTCCTAAGTGACAACATACTTGGTCCCAATCTTTCCCAGCCTGCACCATTGTAACAACCATGGGCTTCCTTATTGCtatcacagcactgctgaattcttaaATCTagttggtcagaaggtcttgattcatttttgaTAACAGCA containing:
- the LOC128599739 gene encoding free fatty acid receptor 2-like translates to MLWTRELSYSVLVVDSITLITGLPANLLALYTFIRKVKQRATPLDVLLLSLTTSDLLFLLFLPLRIKEAANMKWTLSPFLCPLSGFIYFSTIHNSTLLLTAISVERYLGVAFPIKYKLKRNPRYAVIASVMFWVLSMGHCSIVYIVEYHKHSNNTLKDLSNRSSCYKEFTKEQLDLLLPVRFELFIVLFCIPFLICCFCYINFIIILSRLPNFNPQKRSRAIGLALVTLLVFIICFIPFNVSHVVGFVGWYSPPWRVYTVLPSTFNACLDPFIFYFSSSAVRETFHDIIQRFLNWLNRSFGQKCNCLQLGRSTAYEERTQSSNDTI